The Amycolatopsis sp. QT-25 genomic sequence ATCAGGCTGTTGGCGAGGTAGGTGGTGAACCCCGGTTTCGTCAGCGCCGTGACGAAGTTTTCGAACGTCACCGACAGCGGGATCAGGTCGTAGTTCGGTGACAGGACCTCGCCCGGCGTCTTCAGCGAGGACGTGATCATCCAGTACGTCGGGAAGACGAACAGGATGGCCACGATCACCCCGAAGGTGCCGAGGCCGATCCGCTGGATCAGGGACTTCTTCATGACAGATCGGCCTCCTTCGTGCGCACCAGCAGCTGCACGTACCGGGCGGTGAGCAGGATCAGTACGAGCATCATCAGCAGGGCGGCGGTCGCCGCCAGGCCGAAGTGGTTGCCCGCGAGGCCCTTGAGGTACATGTAGACCGGCAGAGTCGTGCTGGCGCCGTCCGGTCCGCCCTGGCGGATCGCCCACACCTGGGCGAACAGCTTGAAGTCCCACAGGACCGACAGGAACGTGACCATGGTCAGGATCGGCCGGATGGCGGGCCAGCTGACCGCCCAGAACGCCTGCCAGGCGTTCGCGCCGTCGATGCCCGCGGCCTCGTACTGCTCCTTCGGGACGCCGAGCAGCCCGGCGTACAGGGTGAACGCCACGAACGGCACGGCCTGCCAGACGACCAGGAGGCCGATGACGGTCAGCGTGCTCGGCCCGGTGGAGAACCAGGAATGCCCGATGAACCCGTCGAAGCCGAGTTTCGCGAGCGTCTTGTTCAGGATCCCGTATTGCTGATCGAAGATCCACTGGAAGACCGTGGTCGTCGCGAGTACCGGGGTCGCCCACGCGAGGATCAGCGCGACCTGCAGGATCACCCGGACGACCGGATTGAGATGCCGCATCAGCAGCGCCATGAACAACGCGAGCAGCAGGGTGGTGAGCACGACCGCGGCGGTGAACACCAGCGTGCGGACGGTGATCTCCCAGAATTCGGGGTCGGAAAGGATCTCGGAGAAGTTCTCGAACCCGACCCAGACCATTTCTCCGGAGACCAGCTCACGGAGGTCGAGCTTGCGGAAACTGATCCCGATCAGCTGCAGTGTCGGCCAGCCCAGCAGAACCAGGATCGCGACCAGCGCGGGAAGAAGCAGCAGATACGGCGCCGTCCGTTCGCCGAGACGGAGGCGCCGATTGGACTTCGGCGGCTTGATGCGCGGCGAAGCCGGCGGGGAGGACCCCGCCGGCGTCGTCACATCTTCGGTCGTGGTCATCCGCCGATGAGCTTGTCGAGCGCTGCGTTGGCGTCGGCGGTCGCCTGGTCGAGCGATTTCGTTCCGGTCAGGTACGCGGTCAGCATGTCCTTGATCGGGTTCTGGCCCGATTCGACGTCACCCCACTTGGGGCTGGCCGGCACGGCGCGGCCGTTCTTGGACGCCTCGGCCATGACCTTGGTCAGCGGGTTCGCGTCGAGCGCGGACACGTCGGTCGAGGTACCGGGGACGTAACCGGCCTTGGCCAGCTCGGTCTGGTACTTCGGCGTGGAGAACAGCTTGATGTAGTCCTTGGCCGCGGCCGCGTTCTTGCTGTTGGCCGGGACGACCAGGTTCGAGCCGCCGAGGAAGACCGGGGCCGACTTGCCTGCGGTCTTGCCGGGGATCGGGAAGGCGCCCGACTTCTCCTTGATCGACGGGTCGGTCTTGGCGGCGGTGTCGGCCTCGCCGGGGACACCGATCATCATCGCGACCTTGCCCGCGCCGTAGATACCGGCCTGCTGCGGGGTGGCCTCGTCGGCGTCCTTCGGCGCCTTGGTGCCCGAGGCTTCGGTGAGCTGCTTGTAGAACTCGAGCCCGGCCTTGGCCTGCGGGGAGTCCAGAGTGGACTTGAAGGACTTCCCGTTGGCCTGCGCGATGTCGCCGCCCTCGTCCCAGATGTAGGACAGCAGCTCGTACCAGTTCTGGCCGGGGTGGTAGACGGCCTGGAAGTCGGGGTCACTGCCGAACTTGGCCTTGAGCTTGGTGATCGCGTCGAGCCACTCCGCACGCGTCTTCGGCGTCGCGGTGATCCCGGCCTGCTCGAACATGTCCTTGCGGTAGATGACCTCACGGTTGGCCGCGTAGAACGGGACACCGTAGGTCTTGCCGTCGTACTCGCCCGAAGCCTTGAGGCCCTGGAGCCACTGGGCGCCGTTGAAGTCGGCGACGTTCGAGCTCAGATCGGCGAGCACGTTCTGGTTGGCGAACGCGGGGGTCTGGGTGTTGCCCAGTTCGATCACGTCCGGCGGGTTGTCACTGGCCAGCGAGGTGGTCAGCTTCTGCTGGATGCCGTTCCACTGCTGGATCTCGTACTTGATCTTGACGCCGGGGTGCGCGTCTTCGAATTCCTTGTGGAGCGAGTTCGTCAGGGTTTCCGGGGCGGTCCCGGTCATGAGCCAGACCGTGAGCGTGCCGTTCGAGGCCGGAGCGCTCGAATTCGTGCTGTCGCCACTGCCGGAACCGGCGCAGCCCGCCGTCGCGAGGGTGATGGCCGCGGCGCCCGCAGTCATCTTGAGCCAGCGCTTCACTCGTGCCGTCCTTTCGATGCCCGACCACGATGCCGGGCTCACACAAAATGGTGTAGACCAATGCGGGCAGCGTGGTACGTACCACTCCGACTGTCAAGCGGGTGGCCGGTTCGTTGTAAACGAGCCGCAATGTTTCACCTTGAGTGAGCGCATGATCACACTGGTGATCGGTTTTCGCCGTCCTCGTCAGGTGCTCGCCAGGCGCGCTGACATGCGGTTTTTCGTTGACCGTCCCGATGAGCGGTGCATTCGGCGGGAGCCCCTTGGGCCGTTCGGAGGAGGATGGCCCTCGCGTTCGCCGAGCAGTGGTCAGCGGTGGTTCTCGTCGTCGGCGGGAGGCTCGATGCCGAAGAGCGCGCGGATCTGCTCCTGCAGGAACCACGCCAGCGTCGCGGAGACGATCAGCAGGATCAGCGGGAGGACCGGGCCGCCGTCGGCGAGGAGGAACAGTTCCGTGACGCTCGCGCCCACCATGACACCCGCCAGCAGCAACGCCGCCGGCCCGCCGAAGCGGGGGACGAGCAGTCCGATCGCGCCGCCGACCTCCAGTACGCCGGTGACGTACCGGAGCCACTGCCCGAGTCCGATCTCGGCGAAGGTCTGTTCGGTGTGGCCACCCGCGAACAGCAGGTAGCCGCTGTAGAGGAACTCGGCCGCGAGCGCGGCGCGCACGACCCACACCGCGATCGAGCCGAGGGGCAGGCCGCGGGTGACGCTGGTTCCTCCGGACATGCCGGGCATCTTTCTCCTCGGCGCGATGGGTGGCAAGGCGCTCGAAGGCGGCCACCGGTGCCGAAGCGGCATGACCGGCCGCCCCTGTCCCGCGGGGGTGCGGCGGCGGGATGTCACTTTTGTTCGCCGAGGAGTATCCGTTCGAGCAGCAGGTCGACGTCGCGGGCGGACTCCGCTTCGCCTATCCGGTGGAACGTTTCGGCGGCGCGCACCGCGCGGCGGGCGGCTTCCCGGATCCGGCCCGCGGCGTTCAGCACGTGGGCGGCGACGTGGTCGAGCTGCGCGACGAGCTGGTCCCTGGCCGGCGCGGCCTCGGTTTGCACGGCGTGCACGGCGTTTTCCGCGGCGTCGAGCGCGGTCAGCGCCGCGGCGAGGTCGCCGGACCGCAGCCGGGAAAGCGTCGCGGCGTTACGGCAGGTGGCGGCCACGTAGCCGCCGCCGATCGCCGCCGCCGCGTCGGCCGCCCGCGCGTAGAAGTCGGCGGCGTTCGCGCCGTAGCCGAGCAGGTCCAGTTGTTCGGCGGCGGCCATGCTCACCGAGATGTAGGAGTGCCCGGTGTCGCCCGACGCCTCGAGGATTTCGGCGAGGACGGCGTATTCGTCGAAGGCGCGGGAAGATTCGCCGAGCGCGCGGTAGCTGTCGGCGTACATCCACCGGCAGCGGTGGTCGCGGTCCGGTGACCCGGCGAGCAGCGAGAGGGCGCGGGGTGCGACGTCGAGCACCTCGTCGAAGCGCCCGGCGCCGTGCAGCGCGGTGACGAGGACGTACCAGTGCTCCGCGGTGTCCTTGCCTTTCGACGCGGCGGCACCGAGGGCCGCGTACGCGTCGTCGACGGCGTCGGCGAACCGGCCGGTGCCGACCAGGGACAGCGCCCGAAGGTGGCGGAGATGTCCGCGCAACCGTTCCGGGCCGCCGACGGGCAGTGCCGAGAGCAGGTCCTCCACGAAGACGTCCAGCTCGTCGAGCGATCCTGTCCGCTCGTAGGCGATCCGGATCTGTTCGACGGCTTCGACGGCCTTTTCGCCGGCGTTTCCGACGATGAAGGCGTCCGTCGCCGCCCGCGCGAGTTCCAGCGTGGTCACCGGATCCTCGCCGTCACCGTTCCGCAGTGACGCTTCGAGGCACAGAAGGGTGCCGTGGAGCAAGGGATCGCCCGTTTCCCGAGCCCGCTCCGCTCCCCGTCGGGAGGCTTCGTACGCCTCGGCGGTGCGACCCTGTCCGGAAAGTACGTGTGCCAGCCAGTATTCACCCCAGCAGGCGGCGCGCTCGTCCGTCCCGGCGCGCAACCGCGCCGCGGCCACCGTCGTCAGCGCGACCCCGGTCTCGGCCTGATCGTCGAAGACGAGCCACAGGCCGAGCCAGCATTGGTTGAGCAGGAAGCGGATTCCCTCGCCCCGGCGCCGGAATCCGGCGGCCGCGTCGCGCAGCCGGTCTTCGGTGTCGTCGCCTTGCGAGAAGATCGCACGCAGTTCGGTCAGCCGTGGGACGAGCTCGTCCGGGGCGTCCTCGATCACGGCGAGACAGGCGCGTGCTTCTTCCGGTTCGCACCGGTGGTTGTGGATTTCCGCCCGGACCAACAGTTCCTCCGCGGACAGGTCCGGCGGGGGCAGGATCGGGACCCTGGGGAGCGCGGAAGGCAGGAGCGGGACGAAGTCCGCGACCGGTTTCGCGGCCATTTTCTCTTCGGCGTGCGCGGTGAAGCAACCGGTGTGCTCGCGTCCGTCGAGTTCCTCCGCTTCGACGAACGCTGCGGCTCGCATCCGAACGTTCAGCCTGCTCAAGGAAAGGCCGTCATACGGGCCGTTGAGAACGAACCGGATCCCGCCGTATCCGGTTTCCGTCAACCGGCGGGTGAGCAGTGCCGCCGAGGCGAAGAACTCGAGCCTGCCGACGGCGTCGGAATGGTCGCCGACGCCGTCCAAAAGCGACAGAAGATCGAGACCGGTGTGCTCGTTGCCGGTGAGGGCGCAGAACTCCAGCCGCAGGGCGTGGTCGCCGTAGCGGAGCGGCGCCCCGGCCGAGGCCCTGGTCACCCATCGATAGGTCGACGCGGCCTCGGCGTGTTTGCCCGCCGCCGCCAGCGGCACCAGGGTCCGGCAGAGCCGGGTGATCTCGGCTCCGTCGGGATGGGAGCCCTCGGAGTCGTTCTCGCCCGCGCGGCGTGGTTCCACTTCCATGGTTCTGCCCCCAGAACAATGACGTCGACGCCGGATCTTAACTCCCGGCGTCGCGTCATGGTCCTGCATTCGGGTGGTTCAGGGGACGCGTACGGCGGCGATTTGCGTCGCCTGCCCGATCACCCTGTTCTTTTCGTCCCAGAGCTCCGCGACCTCGTCCATCCGGTCGCCGCCGATCTCCCCCGCGCGCATCCGCACCCGCACCGGACCGGAGGCCGGGAGTCCGCGCAGGTACGCGGTGAACTGGACGGTCGGCGCCCAGCCCGCGATGCCGAGGTCGTAGGAGATCGGGGGCACCGGGTCGAGCGCCACGAGCAGGCTCACCGGATCCCAGTCGGTGCCGTCGGCGAGCCGTAGCCAGGACGAGATGACGCCCTTTCGGGACGGCTGTCCCACCGCGAAGCCCGCCGAGGCGGGGTCGATCCGCTGCTCGACGACGTCCATCAGGCCGATGCGGAACCCGCCACCGCCGTCGGCGGGCACGGGCAGGCAGTCCTGCTCGGGTGGCATCCGCACCGGGTCCACTCCGGACCACCACGCGTCGCCGTCGGTCAGGACGCCCTGGGTGATCAGGGCTTCGGTGCAGGGCACGCCGTGCTGACTCAGCCGCGCGCGCAACTGGGTGAGGCCGCGGCCCTCGCGCAGCACCTCGACTTCGACGACCGCCGGACCGGGCTCGGGCGCCACCGAGAACGAGCCGCTGATCGCGGTGAGATGCGGATGCGAGGAAACCTCGGCGGCGGCCCTGGCGAGCACGGCGAGCAGGTAGCCGCCGTGCAGCTTCGTCCCGATCGTCCATTGTGGATCGAGTTCGGTGTCGAACACCGGGTCTTCGCCCCGGCGGTGCGGGGCGGTCGCGGTCCGGAAGTGCGCCATGACTCAAGCTGACACCGTCAAGTTGACGGTGTCAAGTCGAAGCTGGCAGCATCACGGCATGGGCGCGAAGCGGACGAAGGCGCGGCCGGGCGAAGGGGAGAAGCTGCGGGGCGAGATCCTGTCCGCCGCCGACGACCTGCTCGGCGAAGCGGGGACCGACGAGGCGCTGACCCTGCGCGCCGTCGCCCGCCGGACCGGCGTCTCCACCCCCTCGGTCTACGCGCACTTCCCGAGCCGTGACGCCTTGCTCGAGGCCGTCTGCCTCCGGGTCTGGGACGAACTCGGGCACCGGATGCGCGCGCACGCCGCCGAGGTCGCCGACCCCATGCGGGCGCTCGGCCGGTGCGCTCGCGTGTACGCCCGGTTCGCCCTCGACCATCCGGTGCAGTACCGGGTACTCCTGATGCGGCCGTCCGGCGGCTCGTCCCCCGGCGCGGTCGCCTGCTTCCGGTACCTCGCCGACGCGACCGCCGCCTGCGTGCGGGCCGGGATCCTCCGCGGCGAACCGGAGGTCCTGGCGATGGGTCTCTGGTCGGCGATGCACGGCTGTGTGAGCTTGCTCATCGCGCAGCCGGGGTTCCAGTGGCCGGAAGAGCCGGAGGCGCTGATCGACACCGTCATCCGGATGGCCGGGCTCGGCACGGCGCTCGCCTGCCGCGTCCCGCGCGACGCCATTCCACCGAGTGTCGTACTGAAGGATGACCTGGACGAACTGGCGGCGGGCTGGGCGACACCGCGGCATCGGACTGGTTAGGCTTCCCCGCATGTCCGGGACCCCGACGACCGACGATCGTC encodes the following:
- a CDS encoding sugar ABC transporter permease; protein product: MTTTEDVTTPAGSSPPASPRIKPPKSNRRLRLGERTAPYLLLLPALVAILVLLGWPTLQLIGISFRKLDLRELVSGEMVWVGFENFSEILSDPEFWEITVRTLVFTAAVVLTTLLLALFMALLMRHLNPVVRVILQVALILAWATPVLATTTVFQWIFDQQYGILNKTLAKLGFDGFIGHSWFSTGPSTLTVIGLLVVWQAVPFVAFTLYAGLLGVPKEQYEAAGIDGANAWQAFWAVSWPAIRPILTMVTFLSVLWDFKLFAQVWAIRQGGPDGASTTLPVYMYLKGLAGNHFGLAATAALLMMLVLILLTARYVQLLVRTKEADLS
- a CDS encoding thioesterase family protein is translated as MAHFRTATAPHRRGEDPVFDTELDPQWTIGTKLHGGYLLAVLARAAAEVSSHPHLTAISGSFSVAPEPGPAVVEVEVLREGRGLTQLRARLSQHGVPCTEALITQGVLTDGDAWWSGVDPVRMPPEQDCLPVPADGGGGFRIGLMDVVEQRIDPASAGFAVGQPSRKGVISSWLRLADGTDWDPVSLLVALDPVPPISYDLGIAGWAPTVQFTAYLRGLPASGPVRVRMRAGEIGGDRMDEVAELWDEKNRVIGQATQIAAVRVP
- a CDS encoding TetR/AcrR family transcriptional regulator, coding for MGAKRTKARPGEGEKLRGEILSAADDLLGEAGTDEALTLRAVARRTGVSTPSVYAHFPSRDALLEAVCLRVWDELGHRMRAHAAEVADPMRALGRCARVYARFALDHPVQYRVLLMRPSGGSSPGAVACFRYLADATAACVRAGILRGEPEVLAMGLWSAMHGCVSLLIAQPGFQWPEEPEALIDTVIRMAGLGTALACRVPRDAIPPSVVLKDDLDELAAGWATPRHRTG
- a CDS encoding extracellular solute-binding protein, producing the protein MKRWLKMTAGAAAITLATAGCAGSGSGDSTNSSAPASNGTLTVWLMTGTAPETLTNSLHKEFEDAHPGVKIKYEIQQWNGIQQKLTTSLASDNPPDVIELGNTQTPAFANQNVLADLSSNVADFNGAQWLQGLKASGEYDGKTYGVPFYAANREVIYRKDMFEQAGITATPKTRAEWLDAITKLKAKFGSDPDFQAVYHPGQNWYELLSYIWDEGGDIAQANGKSFKSTLDSPQAKAGLEFYKQLTEASGTKAPKDADEATPQQAGIYGAGKVAMMIGVPGEADTAAKTDPSIKEKSGAFPIPGKTAGKSAPVFLGGSNLVVPANSKNAAAAKDYIKLFSTPKYQTELAKAGYVPGTSTDVSALDANPLTKVMAEASKNGRAVPASPKWGDVESGQNPIKDMLTAYLTGTKSLDQATADANAALDKLIGG
- a CDS encoding DoxX family protein, with product MSGGTSVTRGLPLGSIAVWVVRAALAAEFLYSGYLLFAGGHTEQTFAEIGLGQWLRYVTGVLEVGGAIGLLVPRFGGPAALLLAGVMVGASVTELFLLADGGPVLPLILLIVSATLAWFLQEQIRALFGIEPPADDENHR